cccagcacactgACCTCACTGCTGAAGCACAACCAAGGCAGGGACACgcctcagcagggcctggggcCAGGCTGGCCTCACGTTCCCTCCCTGTAGCAGTGTCCCAGTCTTCCCATGTCAcctctgagctgggcaggatggggcagctcATTGTCTGGATCCTCCAAAGCAGCCTTGCCCCCTCCTGTCAGAGCCCACACAGAGGCAATTGCAGGGAGCATAATGGCCCCCCTGCCATAGCCATCCTGCCGCCTAACTGGCCACTGTCCTGCTTCTCCATGGGGGACCCAGAGCCTTCAACATATTTTGAGTGGGCTCAAAGGTGATGAGGAATGGATTATACCCAGCCAGGGAGCTTCTCTGCCTTAAACCAGGACTCTCTGACAATGCACATGATGACCTGAAGCCTTCTGGTCTTTCTCCAGTGGAGCAGGTGCTCCATGCTTAGGAGCATCACTTTGGCAGCTTCCTTTGACCTGAGTCCATGAAGGTTTCTGAACATTCCTGTGTTTCCCAAAGGCTGTTCAGGGTGGTGTTCAGTGCCTGGTGTACCCCAGCAAGGGTGGGTGGCTGGGAGCTGGCCCTGCAGGCTGGCACCCAGCACCACCAATCCCTGCTGAGAGTTTTGGATTtgtctctgcaggcagcctgcTGAATGTCAGTGTGAGTGACCATGACCGGTCAGACTCCCTCCTGCTGTCCTGGCATGAGCCAGAGGGAGGTGCCAAGGGATATTTGCTTgccctctcctccctggggTCAGGCATGCTGCTGCAGAATGGGTCTGCTGGACCCAACACCACCAGCTTCTGGTTCCATGGGCTGACTCCTGGCACACGCTACGAGATCAAGGTGACAGCCACGCTGGCCTGCATGGGCACCACCAGCCAGACCATCACAGCACAGACAAGTAAGGGCTCTCCAGGACCTCAGTGCTCCTACCAGTGATTGTTGGGCTGTTTGGAGTCCTGCTAGTTTGTGGGAGGTTGGGCTTTTCCTCACTTTCACAAGAACTAGGGTCCTTTCTGGATCCCGAGTCTTAGCGGTCATTGCCTCATCCTTGTGGAGGAAGGTCCTGCCCTGCACCTTGTATGGGCTGGGTTCATGCTGTGTCTTCTCCTCCTTGAATAATGGAGATATTGATGGACCAGCTCATGATGTGGCTTGCAGAGAGCTGAGGGTTGGGAAATGTCATGCTTGGAGGTCTAGAAATAGCTACAAGGAAGGAGCATCTGCTCCACAATTTTGGCACATCTCTGTCAATTACTGCTCACCCCAGGTCTTGCTCTGTGCCAAGGGCTGGTGGCTCTACAGCTCAGGTGGGGATGGTAGTCCTTGCTTGCACCTCTCCAGAAGATCCTTGAGTAAATCAGTGCAGGTGAAGGTGGGAAACCTAGCAAAGGAGAATagagctggagggaggagaTTGGGCTGGTGTCAGGGAGCAGtggcagaagcagaagctgGTTGTCCCTGCAGGTCCGGCCCCCGTGCAGAACCTGAGCCTGAGCAGCGGCGGCAGCCAGGCCTCGCTGCGGGCAGCCTGGGCCCACGGGCACGGCCAGCGCGACAGCTACAGCCTGGCCCTGTGGCACAGCGACTCCCAGAGCCTGCTCAGGAacctgtccctcctgcccagcGCCTCCAGCTTCCTcttccaggggctgctgcctggcagcGAGTACGCCCTGAGGGTCAGCACGCTGGCTGGGTCCCGCCAGGCCAGCACCAGCATCCGCCAGTGGACAGGTGGGGAGTGATGGCTGTGCCTGCCCGGGGAGGGAGGGTGCTGGAGAGGGTTTGGCAGGAAggctgcagcctgtgtgctgggctggcaaGGGGAGGTGTCCAGCCTGTGTATGGTGGGGAACAGGGGGAATGTTTCACATCCCCACTGTGAGCCCAGTGCCTGGGCCAAGGGGAAGACTTTGCGCCTTGGGCCTGCCttgcagcacccacagcttgGGTTTGTCTGTTCCCAAGGGAGAGGGGCAGTCTGGGGATCCTGGATCTCTTGgctgcaggagtgctgcagTACCCAGTCTGCCACCTCTCTGCCCTTCAGCCTCAAAGAGCCTCCAGGGCCCTCCAGCCTGTGTGGGAGGTGGCACGGGAGGGATACCCCTACCAGACCTTCAACCCCTATGCCAtagagagcagctgtgggcacaggggtccctggggagagaggagggtccagggacctgcagcaccagtgctgaACCTtgtcctgctcttcccctcagctccctccatccccacccagCTGAGGCTCAGCCCAGCTTCCAGCACCAGCCTCGTGGCCTCCTGGGCAgatgctgcaggggctgcctggctcCACCTTGAGCTCAGAAACCTCCTCACCCAGAAGGTCAGCATGACCCTGTCAGCCAGGAGGGGCCTCACCAGCTACACCTTCCAGCATCTGCACCCTGGCACTCAGTACTGGCTGGGGCTCAGTGCCATGGCTGGCCCCTACACCGTGGTGGGACCCAATGCCACTGCCTGGACCTGTAAGTATGAACTTGGTGGCTCCAACTTCCTCCCTGCCTCTGGTCCAGCCTCTGAATCCAAAGGTCTCCTGACAAAGCCTTGGGTGCACAGGGTGATTTTGCTTGGAGCTGGCCGAAAGCTGCTCCAggacccagctctggggcactgCTATATCCACCCTTCAGCAGGTGGatcccctgtgctgctgcttctccctgggatgcagtgggagcagctgtggcctCTCCCCTAGAAGGAGGATGGAAAGGCTGCAGATCCCACTGGTGTTCAAGCTGGGTCTTGGCTCTCCTGTGCCTCAGGGCTGTACAAGGGCAGCAGAAAAATGGGGCAAGggacagcagctgagctggtttGAACTGGAGGCCTCTGGGAGGGGTTTGTGGAAGAATGTGAAAAACTTTTTACATGGGCATAATTTTACAGTGATAGGGGtgaatggttttaaactaaaatatgagagatttagattagatgttaagaagaaattcttccctgtgagggtgctgaggccctggcccaggttgcccagagaaggtgtagctgccccatccctggaagtgccaaGGGCAGGTTGGACAGGCCTGGAGGGCTGGGATAGTGGAGGGTgcccctgtccatggcaggggggtgaAATGAATGAGcttcaaggtcctttccaattCAAGCCATTccacaattctatgattctatgaaatggATTTTCAGTGCTCTTTGATTGTTAAGGATATGTTGTGGTAGCACCTGATAACCTCATCCTGGTGGATGTTCCCAACATGTTGGGTACTGTGAAAATACAGCCAAGGAATCCAGGAGCCTCTGGCAGGTCAAAACAGTGAGGGCAGCCCTCCCAGAACCCACAATTGCACCATTCCCTCAGCCCACTCTCTGCTCTGGCCTCAGGCTGATGAGAGCACTGAAAGAGGGGGATATTGCTGGTGACACCACATCTATAGCCCAGTAAAAAGTTCCAGTCCTGAGCTTGCTCTCCTGGATGTTTCAGAAAAGCCAGGAGGGAAATGGAGAGGGCAGAGCACATTCACACCGAACACCAGGGTAGCTTGGTGTTCAAATGGTGGAGGTGCCAAGCTGCAgactcagagctgctgtggccagtGGCTTATCCTGGCACTGGCCAAACACTGgtggtgtgtgtgctggaagGACCTGGGTGCCACCAGGTGTCagctctccagctccttcctgctccacctgccagcctgggaggctggtgcctgctccctgctgacTCTGCACATGGGATGTTGGAAGGCTTCCAGAGCTCCAGCTGGTTTGTGTCTGCTCTGGAGTGAGGCTGATCCCTGCTGttgctgtctgcagctctgACCTACTCCACTGAACAAAATTCCCCCGTGCCAGACACACGAGCCAGGGGCGTCTGGCCAGGAGTTTGGTCCAGGCCAGTTCCTGGGAATATCAGCAAGCTCATGATGGGATGTGAATGGAGTGGAGGGAGACATTTAGGAATTTCTCAGCAAGGCTGCCAGCTTTGTCTGGGCTCTGTTAGTCCAGGAATGCTTGTGCTGGGGAGTGCAGATGGCTCGCTCCAAAAGGATGTGTAAGGCTGGATGTAACCCTGCCAGGAATGAGGCTCAGGAGAGTAAGGGGTACAGAGTACCTCACCCTGACTCACACAATCCTATTCCCTTCCAGACCCCCTGAGCCCTGGCAATGTGAccctgagcagtgcagaggagcagaactCCCTAGAGGCTCGCTGGAGTGTCccagggggacagagggagtTCTACCTGGTGACACTGCGAGAGGGAGAGGACACTGCTCCGACCAGGAACATCAGCGTTGGTGGGGACAATGACCACGTCACCTTCCACgggctgagccctggccagCAGTACTCTGtgcaggtggtggtggtggcagggCCCTACAGGGCATCAGCACACAGCACAACAGCCTGGATAGGTGAGCAGAAAAGCCATGTGTGACCCttgaggctgctcctgctgcctggagggggctgggggtgaggaggcacagggacagggcacctgggacacctggtCTCAAGAGTAGTTTGTGGATTAGAGCAGCAAAATCTGCCTCCCCAGAGTTGCTGGTGAGGGGGTGCTCAGAGGTCCTGGGCAGGCTTGTGCCAGCAGGTGTTGGGCACAGATCAAGATCCTGCTTTGTGCTTTCTGGACTCTGTTTGGCATGCTGCAGGCAgcttcctcccttctcctcagcacagctgggtgggTGGGCAGGGAAGCACCACCAGTTCCCCCAGAGggagcatctccctgtgctCACTCTCTCCTGGGAGACTTTTGGAGCCACAGTTGGTGCTGTCCCATATCTGCCACTCTTGGAGCTGTACACAGTGTGGGGAGGTACCCAGCCAACCCATGGTGCTGGGGGCACtaagagctgtccctgcagccccttctgCCCCTTGTGGATGGAGACAACTGCAGTGTCGCAGAAGCACAGAACtgttagggttggaagggacctctggagatcatctagtctAGGATCACCTAGAacaatttgaaaagcaaaaatacctCATGAAAGCAATCTTCTGCCTGATGCACtgccctgtccttgtccttgtcccttGCAGAACCACGAGCACCATCTGGTGTGAGCCTgtccagccagggcagcccccacagcctgctggccagctgggaggaggcagcaggggagggctatctgctgctcctcagcctggcagagcaccctgtgaggaacagctctgtgctcaggggtGTCACAAGCTTCACCTACAAGGGCCTCCACCCTGGGACCCTCTACACCTTTGAGGTCAGCACCGTGGCTGGTCCCTACACATCCTCACCCCGGCGCGTCTCCAACTGGACACGTGAGTGCCACAGCCCCGGCTTCCCACTGGATCTGCCCTTCCCCCTGATGTCATACCTCAGGCACTGACAGCATCTTCTACAGCTTCATCCAATAGCTGGGCAAAAGGtcagcaggaggcagaggtgctgctggatgtgtcTGACCCTGCTCTGTTTCCCAGGCACAAGGGGCAGCTGAGCCCAGTGCCCTTCTCctcctgtggcactgctcaggctgCCACTGCCTTGAGTCAGCAcctccaccacctcctccagcaccagaacaattttttctctgtgccagtttgagctgtgctggcccagTCCCGGCTGGACTGGTGTGTCAGCAGGGCTGACAGAGGTCAAGGCACCTGGATGCAGGTTTTCCCAGGAAAGGGACTCCTTGGAGTTGCACTTCTGCCAGGTGATTCTAGACCTTTCCTTTTCTAGACCCTttgcccccagagcagctgacCCTCAGCAGTGGGGGCCACAGCACCTCTCTGCAAGcctcctggagagcagcttcctctggcagcactggctaCACTGGGACCCTCCGAGAAACCAAGTCTCAGGAGCAGGTCAGGAATGTGACTGTGGGGAGTGACTGGACAAATGTCACCTTGGAGAACCTGGTCCCTGGGCGACAGTACACACTGGAGatggctgctgtggctgggccTTACACATCCCCTGTGCGATCAGCCACCGACTGGACGTGTGAGTGTGaccatcccaccccacccctcctgctgcaggtcaCAGCCACCTCCTGCCCACGAGAGCAGAACCCTCAGAGCACGAGAGTGGCCCCTGTGAGGGGAGGTGGGGAATCGGACAGGGGTGCATAGACAGACAGAATGGGCAGTCAGCTGGAGCCACATTCAGCCATGTTGGAAGTAAAAGGGTGTGCAGTGCAGGAGGAACCCATCActgaacagaaaacatttccaaatgtCACCTGGGGAAGGTGGGGACCAGCTCCCGTGtctgctgtggagcaggagctctggctgctctgggtttggTGTGCTGACTCCTGACCTAACCCCAGCAGGCACTGACAGTGGGGGGTGCCCAGGACAAGtgtgtgcagcccccagcccacagcctgcctgctctcactgcctggctgtctctctctctctcctctctcagaCCCCCTGGCTCCAGCCGGCGTGACGCTGACCAACACCCGGCGCCCCATGGGGCTCTCGGCCTTCTGGGACAAGCCTGCTGGAGATGTGGACCAGTTCCACCTCCAGCTCTACAGCAAGAGCCATGCAGCACAGAGGAACATCTCAGTGGGGCCAAACACCCACAACTTCAcattcctggggctgtcccctgGCACTCAGTACTTCCTGAAGGTGACTGTCCTCGCTGGCCCATACAGATCCTCGTCACACTTTGCCACTGAGTGGACATGTGAGTCAGAAGTATTCCCAGTCTtttgcagggatgggacatcctggcactgcctgcaggactAGCAGTGACACAAACTTATCTGGGTGAAGGGAGGGCTCCAATGATACTGCATGCTCCCTGTCCTGGAAGATAAAGCACATGTCATaggtgctgtgtgctgggccCCAAAAGACCCTTTTGCCCAGCTTAGATTTTCCCCAGTCAAGTTGAACCTTCTGCCTAGACCCTGGTGATCTCAAGGCCAGCCTGGTGGGAGAGGGATGTGATAGAGGAAGCACAGACACCTGTATGGGTTTGCTGCTCCCTGtctgtggagcagagcagccccactgGGAGCTGAGTGCTCTCAGCACCTGCCTGCTagcagcaccctggggacaggcacaggcagcttGCATGTCCCCCAGGAGGACAGGAGATCTGGTGGTCAGGTGCCCCCACTTTAGCCCTGTGCAGAGGTgcaggctgtgccctggcttttccaggcagctcctccacCATCTCATGGGTCTCCAtgctctgctttcctccagATCCACTGTCCCTGGCTAACGTGAGTGTGCAGCCTGGCCAGaaaccccaggagctgcacGTGAGCTGGGTGGAGTCCGGAGGCGGCAGAGATCACTTGGTGCAGCTGTCAGTGGCCGAGTCCCTGTCCATCATCAGGAATGTGTCTGTGCCCCGTGGAGTGTcgcagctggagctgcaggggctggtgcCGGGCTCCCGGTACCGCGTGGAGATCATTTCCCAGGCTGGGCCTCACCGCATCTCCTCCCAGACCGCCGTCGGCTACACCGGTAGGGCACGgctcccctgctcccccctgccTTACACCCTGTGTGTTTGCCCTcagcctccagccccagctcccttcccacaCTGGAGTCACTCTGAGCCCCAGGTTTGTCCCCAGTGACGCTGTTCCTCTCCCGCAGTCCCGCTGCCTCCTCGCTCCCTGTCTGCCAGCCCCGGCAGCACGGCCCGGGCCCTGGCTGTGCGCTGGGACCCcgctcctgggcacagggatggatacctgctcagcctgctgcaggagggctctgctgcaCCACCAAGGAGCCTGCAAGCAGGGAAGGACAGCACCAATGTcactgtgccacagctggaagCAGGAACGTGCTACCTTGTCAGGATCTGGGCAGTGGCTGGACCCTACCGCTCCCTCCCTGAGAACATCACGGGCTGCACAGGTCAGCACCTGGGACACCCCCGGGGGATGGATCACTGttggtgggaggggaggggaggataggacaggacaggacaggacaggacccTGGCCTGGTTCCTGGTGAAGCTGGCCTGTGGTCACATCCTGCCTCTCACAGCCTCTTTCAGTGAAGCTGGCTGCATGTTCAGAAGTGGATCTTTTCCTCTCTGACTCATGTATCTTTTTTCTCACAGTTCCTGCTGCACCAACAAATGTGAGCCTTACCAacccaggcagctcctcagagctTTACACATCCTGGAATGAGCCCCCTGGCAAGAGGGACCACTACCATGTTACTCTGTATAGCCTCAACACCCAGAGCAGGATTCAGGTCCAGACCTTGAGTCCTGATGCCCTGAATATCACCTGGACTCAGCTGGAAGCAGGCAGCAAGTTTGCTGTGCAGGTCACTGCTGTGAAGGGCTCGTTAGAAGCCTCTTCCATCAACATCACCCAATGGACATGTGAGTCTGATTGGTTGGGTTGGGCACACTGTAAGCCTCCACCTGAGCTCCACTACCTTCCCCAGCCCAAGCCATGCCCACAGCTTCTGTGTGATGGTCCCACCTTTCTGCTCACTGCCCTCACTCCATCCTTGACACACAGCCTGTCCACCCCAGAGGCTCTGGTTCGCTCTCCTGCCACATCCAGCTGCAGACCCCAGGCATGACACACTCAAAGTCATGTGCCCTGCCTGGCCCTTTGTGCCCAGGCTTCTCTCCAGAGGATCTTTAGTCCAGCCTGCCCACCTGGAGGAGCCCtaggcacagcagcagctctcagcactcaCCAGGAGGGCTAACTGTCTCCCTGTTGCTTTGCAGATCCCTTGGCCCCTGCCAACctcaccctgggcagcccctcaGGCTCAGCACTGGTGGTGTCCTGGGCAGTGGTGGCTGGAGGGGCAGAAGGTTTCGTGCTGGATGTCCGTGATGCAGCGTCCGGCGCTCCCGTGGGGCACACGGCGCTggctgctggtgccaggagTCACATCCTGAGGGGCCTGAGCCCTGGCACCTGCTACAGCGTGGCAGTGAGTGCCACAGCTGGGCCCTTCCACGCCAGCACCTCCAACTTCACCCACTGCACACGTGAGTGTGATGCTTTCCTTGCAGCCAGGTGTTCTTCACCACACCTCCCCTTCCCACTTCAGTCAGGGACCATCAGCCAGGTGTTGTTCATCAGATCTCCCCTTCCCACTTCAGTCAGGGACCATACTGGTGCAGCTGTCCTGCTTACCTCTGCTGCCCATGCTGGTACCCAGTGCTTATTCCCTGCTGGATGCAGCATGAGGGGTCTGTGCCTGATCCTGGTAGCCATCTACAGCGATCCCCAGTCTCagacagcagccagggaggtAGCAGagtcacagccaggctgtgggaccctgctgctgccccagctcctgcagcacaggctcagcacagacatggagctgagcccaggtgtGGCTCCTGGCAGTGACCTGTGTTTCCTCCCCAGGCCCACTgcccccagctgccctgcactggCTGGGCACAGGACTCCCTGACAGGCTGAGCGTGGCCTGGGGGgccccagctggggacagggatggataCACACTGACCCTGtaccaggcacagctgggcactgtgGCAGCTACAGCCTCGCTGGGGAGAGACAGCCACAACTTCACCTTCCTGGGACTGGCCCCAGGACACGAGTACTCCCTGGAAgccactgccacagctggacagtaccaggcagcagcacccaaaaTCAATGGCTGGACATGTGAGTGGAGCAGTGTCCTCTGCAGAGGGGTGGGAAATGTCACACCACTGGGCTGTCctgaggagagctgggaggtTTATGGGGCACCTGGTGGCTTTGAAGatgtgcacacagctctgcccaggtgTGACACACAGCAGTTAGTTCAggggcacactgctggctgcaTGGCACTGCCATGTTCAGCCATAGGCTTGCACAAGGACATGCTGATGAAACAGGGCTGCCCagatgtgcctgtgctgggacattccctgcctgtgctgaccCATCTCCCTGTGTTCAGGAGCACAGAGGTGTACAGGGCACCTGGACTGTACCTATGTACAGGAGGCTCACTGAGTCTCTTCCCACAGGTAGAAACCACCTTGCCATAAAGGTTCATGAAATTAATCAGTGTAGTACAAGAAGCACTCCACAGTCCTCCCAGGAGAACTGGTCTTTGCTTTGGAGATGGGCTAGTCCAGCACTTCACCCCCCCAGAGAGATTCTGGGGCTGGTcagagagcagaggctgtgccagtgctgggtgtgggagCACacctctgcccatggcaggggtgaagGTGTTCCCACTGGGCTGTGGGAATGAGCATGAGGAGGGCTTGGCATGTGAGGGACCAGTAAGGGTGAGCATCATTAAAGGTGAGATGAGATGGGAGTGGACGAGAGAAAAGTGCGGATGAGGATGTGTTTGCCAGAGGGGATCCTCCCTCAGGGAGcgcctgtcctgctgcacagtGACTCTGTGGGGTGTGTGTTTGCCCCTGCTCTCTGTCCTGTCCCTAACAGGAGCTGTGTTTGCTCCTCAGGCCCGCtgccccccagctctgtgcgcctgctgagcacaggacaCCCCGACAGGCTGAGTGTGACCTGGGGGGCTCCAGCTGGGGGCAGGGATGGATACACACTGACCCTGtaccaggcacagctgggcactgtgGCAGCTACAGCCTCGCTGGGGAGAGACAGCCACAACTTCACCTTCCTGGGACTGGCCCCAGGAAGCAAATACCTGCTGGAGGTGGCATCTGTGGCTGGGTCCTTCAGGGCACCTGCAGGGAACGTCAGCAACTGGACGTGTGAGTACCTTTTCTGAGGGGGTGTGTGCCTTGCTGGGCAGTCACAAAAGCTCATGGCCGAGAACATGGCCCTACTGACCTTCCTAGCAGACCCCAAGCCCTGCCATGACTCTGAGCATGGCTCTGCTCACTCATCATCAGCTCCACCAGCCTGGGTgagggcagctggagctccagagccgtggaggagggagcagcacagtcCTCTAGCTGGCTGTGTCCCCCCTCCTCACCCCTCCCCAGATGTCTCTCTCCAtctggggcagggctgtccctgcttgTACAAGCACAGAGGAGTTTGCAGAAACTTTGAGCTGCCTCAAAGCTGTGGATGAAGCCACACAGTCGGGGCTAAGTGCATTGTCCAGTGTGGTGCATTGTCCAGTGTGGTGCATTGTCCAGTGTGGTGCCTCCCTTCCgatggcactgccaggagacCCAGGCAGTGTCCTTGGGCCCTTGGCTGATGTGGCTCCTGTCCTGTCTTGCAGACCCCTTGGCACCCCGTAACGTGTACATGACGAACCAGGGGTACCCCAACAGACTGAGTGCGTCCTGGAGAGCTGAACCCCAAGGACACCACAGTTACAGGCTGCTCCTGTATCACTCGGGGTCAGGCACTGTGGCAGCCAATGTCTCTGTTGGGAGAGGCACCAGCAAATTCACCTTTTCTggcctggctccagggcacaaATACCTGCTGGAAGTGGTGTCCGTGGCAGGGCCCTAtgcagcctctgcagggaaCATCAGTGACTGGACAAGTAAGTGTCAGAGCTGGAAACTCTGCACCTTGGGTGAGGCTCAGCCTTCCCAtctgggtgggaaggggcagagactcagccaggagctgagctgtagGAGCTGTAGGGTCAGAGAattggattggaagggaccttttataggccatctagtccaacccccctTTTAGTGGCAGGGACATCATCAACTAGATCgtgttgctcagagccctgtctaacctgaccttgaatatttcctgggatgggatgggatgggatgggatgggatgggatgggatgggatgggatgggatgggatgggatgggatgggatgggatgggatgggatgggatgggatgggatgggatgggatgggatgggatgggatgggatgggatgtaCCAGTGCAGCAATGGGATCATGGGCTGGGCAAGCTCTGGTGGATGGGAGAGTTGGGCAGGGcagtcctgctgcctgtggaagGGCCTGGCAGCCACAAGTGCTCTTTCAGGAGACAGCCTCCAGCCCATGCCACCACTGGCTGGAGTCTGGCTCCTCCACAGTGGCTGAACAAGAGCACAGGATCCCATGGC
The sequence above is a segment of the Oenanthe melanoleuca isolate GR-GAL-2019-014 chromosome 26, OMel1.0, whole genome shotgun sequence genome. Coding sequences within it:
- the LOC130263758 gene encoding receptor-type tyrosine-protein phosphatase V-like isoform X2, with product MRSPLLPLLVLWVPRLPGTLAEGEGCNHTAQAGLEGQDARGERGSLLNVSVSDHDRSDSLLLSWHEPEGGAKGYLLALSSLGSGMLLQNGSAGPNTTSFWFHGLTPGTRYEIKVTATLACMGTTSQTITAQTSPAPVQNLSLSSGGSQASLRAAWAHGHGQRDSYSLALWHSDSQSLLRNLSLLPSASSFLFQGLLPGSEYALRVSTLAGSRQASTSIRQWTAPSIPTQLRLSPASSTSLVASWADAAGAAWLHLELRNLLTQKVSMTLSARRGLTSYTFQHLHPGTQYWLGLSAMAGPYTVVGPNATAWTYPLSPGNVTLSSAEEQNSLEARWSVPGGQREFYLVTLREGEDTAPTRNISVGGDNDHVTFHGLSPGQQYSVQVVVVAGPYRASAHSTTAWIEPRAPSGVSLSSQGSPHSLLASWEEAAGEGYLLLLSLAEHPVRNSSVLRGVTSFTYKGLHPGTLYTFEVSTVAGPYTSSPRRVSNWTHPLPPEQLTLSSGGHSTSLQASWRAASSGSTGYTGTLRETKSQEQVRNVTVGSDWTNVTLENLVPGRQYTLEMAAVAGPYTSPVRSATDWTYPLAPAGVTLTNTRRPMGLSAFWDKPAGDVDQFHLQLYSKSHAAQRNISVGPNTHNFTFLGLSPGTQYFLKVTVLAGPYRSSSHFATEWTYPLSLANVSVQPGQKPQELHVSWVESGGGRDHLVQLSVAESLSIIRNVSVPRGVSQLELQGLVPGSRYRVEIISQAGPHRISSQTAVGYTVPLPPRSLSASPGSTARALAVRWDPAPGHRDGYLLSLLQEGSAAPPRSLQAGKDSTNVTVPQLEAGTCYLVRIWAVAGPYRSLPENITGCTVPAAPTNVSLTNPGSSSELYTSWNEPPGKRDHYHVTLYSLNTQSRIQVQTLSPDALNITWTQLEAGSKFAVQVTAVKGSLEASSINITQWTYPLAPANLTLGSPSGSALVVSWAVVAGGAEGFVLDVRDAASGAPVGHTALAAGARSHILRGLSPGTCYSVAVSATAGPFHASTSNFTHCTRPLPPAALHWLGTGLPDRLSVAWGAPAGDRDGYTLTLYQAQLGTVAATASLGRDSHNFTFLGLAPGHEYSLEATATAGQYQAAAPKINGWTCPLPPSSVRLLSTGHPDRLSVTWGAPAGGRDGYTLTLYQAQLGTVAATASLGRDSHNFTFLGLAPGSKYLLEVASVAGSFRAPAGNVSNWTYPLAPRNVYMTNQGYPNRLSASWRAEPQGHHSYRLLLYHSGSGTVAANVSVGRGTSKFTFSGLAPGHKYLLEVVSVAGPYAASAGNISDWTTPSVPQNLSAVAEGNSTVLVSWGSVSGQQEDCQLWLRDPRNSSVPWRLSLGRGQLQHLLQGLVPGRNYSVSLSCVAGPYWSSTKPLAVPVEPNPVTDVQCLPESRSLYLNWTSSPGDVEAYEVVTKRLSEGPPTSMHTMSIPSSEASLEGLEPNSSYQLVVSTVGMNTLRSQAVTVLCSTAVEPLPPPLRADVFPVEASSTVIISPELFSEENGQIEYYGVIATTNESLLRPTQEIMSSTWYDHYYGTEDSYLAVLIPNPFRQRSSPETWRVPVGTEECGQSRATCNGKLKANEQYRFSIAAFTKYDPVAPAVTFTMFSAAGSSADTAPLSMPIIAGIVVGFLLTLAAVFALVYWKQLKAKRTKKSNLPQEMVTYSLRNVHRPVPLQNFKQYYEMKTASANHAFFQEFEELKEVGKEQSKVEAELPANVSKNRYPHVLPYDHSRVKLSQLGEDPHSDYINANFMPGYTSQQEFIATQGPLKKTIEDFWRLVWEQNVCNIIMLTVCMENGRVLCDHYWPSESAPVCYGQVQIHLLMQSSSEEWTIREFKLWHEGERAERSVSHLHYTAWPDHGVPESSTSIMAFRELVQEHIHSTRGAGPTLVHCSAGVGRTGTFIALDRLLQQMRQEGAVDIFGVVHSLRMSRYLMIQTLSQYIFLHSCILEKILEEPLLDLSGTERSCPIPLKSFAQHYAQKAAKSHMGFLREYEALLEAVKEEASSASPSSGSQQARPSSSILPYDRSRVKFSLLEQGPFSGLLQVWRVPGCSSSRDYLAVHGPDKLTMEDFWSLVWEQDVHTILTLLPWQEKGEVPGEVCWPLEGDSLCTKMLTIQCDSEKLVSGWRCTQLKLKHEKKAKERQVQRFLYTLWSSKKQPDVQGLVELLLAVRRCTPHWRRVGPLLLHCSGDMSQMGTLISLDCLLHQMKAERAVDIFGVTFQLARSCCLMTPTLDQYMLLYTCIQDIIAQNQP